A genomic region of Miscanthus floridulus cultivar M001 chromosome 3, ASM1932011v1, whole genome shotgun sequence contains the following coding sequences:
- the LOC136544313 gene encoding LOW QUALITY PROTEIN: putative E3 ubiquitin-protein ligase RF298 (The sequence of the model RefSeq protein was modified relative to this genomic sequence to represent the inferred CDS: deleted 4 bases in 3 codons), which translates to MVATTLDLDEASIWNLKEATSHESRVVATSLDLNGASKGDLKEETSLETKAILMSMDLDKAVGWDLPSLKLKAMVVKWDLNGAACLVPKEAATSWDLGEATCQGLKASRMSWDLDKDAEWNLDEVPGLEPSSDLEEDAEWNLNEVPGLELSLDLDEDVKWNLDEVPGLEPSLDLDKDVEWNLDDLPSLEPSSDLEEDAEWNLNEVPGLEPSLDLDEDAEWNLDEVPGLEPSSDLDEDAEWNLGEVPGLEPSSDLDEDAEWNLNKVPGLEFEEMANHQEPTRQVSCPTVATPPPPSAAQEKAASRNKRKYRTEPPSAELGPFGLEYPLTADCVGFELMRPRRLPLAAAAAAAEGVSLDLLQNSCENCKDRHPTAEELLECQRYVNWSDPNETQLEEILLKSLDTTFDNAVSLITTMGYSEAAARAAVVRTAAQYNWRESLAGFGEAAVEVLKTEGDMLPREGASVEDMRKIEQAVLGSMVTLVNEAQPFYTIGDVMFCLLMSDMNVANACAMDYNTSSLPAVAAQVIAQPVAGNYEPGSGSNLSVSITNPQTGVTFHGKLTPVPPGSYGAVKADSSMAPASLNVSSSKPSVSGNTQCVIPNIEPKEHSEDQPFVAAATQSVKNDKPSPSKRGGSKRDSLHRQKLTSFDKGSRALGSKGSLRSGKHSSSASAVLERKCRSFSDSTTSNLKGSSRVAKGFAASISGSEVSVDLSFTGTLSPSPSFDAKVVSNSNPAPAASTDLSLSLPSSSDSLNHDSNTEGVDSSSKINFSYDEEQKVWIPHDKKDAIVLILVQRQKDLQAHMHDWTDWAQQKVMQVAHRLAKEKDELQSLRKEKEEADRLQEERHHLEESTRKKLLEMESAISRANAQLEKAEASARRREAENAQLMLQMEAAKRHAAESATNISDLLKKDENSRKRSQRWESDRALLQEDLAAQRSKLSRVQEQLQHAKELKDQVQARWKQEEAGKVEAIALVTSKRKEREQIETSMRSEENLLHLKAANDAQRYKSEIRALEQHIAQLKVSLDSSKVAAPKWGTDNKTYALHLSEGRKNSNAQILSNIAVPQDLDFDDIQRDRECVMCLSEEMSVVFLPCAHQVVCAKCSDLHEKQGMKECPSCRTPIQRRVCARPAGF; encoded by the exons ATGGTGGCGACGACCTTGGATCTCGACGAGGCATCGATATGGAATCTCAAAGAGGCAACAAGCCATGAGTCTAGAGTGGTAGCGACATCCTTGGATCTCAATGGGGCGTCAAAGGGGGATTTGAAAGAGGAAACAAGTCTAGAGACCAAAGCGATATTGATGAGCATGGATCTTGACAAGGCAGTAGGATGGGACCTACCAAGCTTAAAGCTCAAAGCAATGGTGGTGAAATGGGATCTCAACGGGGCAGCATGTCTAGTGCCCAAAGAGGCGGCGACGAGTTGGGATCTCGGTGAGGCGACATGCCAAGGTCTCAAAGCATCGAGGATGAGTTGGGATTTGGACAAGGATGCTGAGTGGAATCTCGATGAGGTACCGGGCTTAGAGCCGAGTTCGGATTTGGAGGAGGATGCTGAGTGGAATCTCAACGAGGTACCAGGCTTAGAGCTGAGTTTAGATTTGGACGAGGAtgtcaagtggaatctcgatgAGGTACCAGGCTTAGAGCCAAGTTTAGATTTGGACAAGGATGTTGAGTGGAATCTCGATGATTTACCAAGCTTAGAACCGAGTTCGGATTTGGAGGAGGATGCTGAGTGGAATCTCAATGAGGTACCAGGCTTAGAGCCAAGTTTGGATTTAGATGAGGATGCCGAGTGGAATCTCGATGAGGTACCAGGCTTAGAGCCAAGTTCGGATTTGGACGAGGATGCTGAGTGGAATCTCGGCGAGGTACCAGGCTTAGAGCCAAGTTCAGATTTGGACGAGGATGCTGAGTGGAATCTCAACAAAGTACCAGGCTTAGAGTTTGAAGAAATGGCGAACCACCAGGAACCAACACGACAGGTCTCT TGTCCTACTGTCGCgaccccgccgccgccatcggcGGCGCAAGAGAAGGCCGCCAGCCGGAATAAGCGCAAGTACCGTACCGAGCCACCATCCGCCGAGTTGGGCCCATTCGGGCTGGAGTACCCACTGACGGCGGACTGCGTGGGATTCGAGTTGATG CGCCCGAGAAGGCTGCCCTTGGCAGCAGCGGCAGCTGCCGCTGAGGGTGTCAGCCTTGACCTCCTCCAGAACTCGTGCGAAAACTGCAAGGATCGCCACCCTACTGCGGAGGAGTTATTGGAGTGCCAGCGATATGTGAATTGGAGTGACCCAAATGAGACGCAGCTGGAGGAGATCCTTCTCAAGAGTCTGGACACCACCTTTGACAATGCTGTGAGTCTGATCACCACAATGGGCTACTCTGAGGCGGCC GCACGGGCTGCTGTTGTGCGGACAGCTGCGCAATACAACTGGAGGGAGAGCCTTGCTGGGTTTGGAGAGGCAGCGGTTGAGGTTCTCAAGACGGAAGGGGACATGTTGCCAAGGGAGGGTGCCTCTGTTGAAGACATGAGGAAGATTGAGCAGGCTGTGCTTGGTAGTATGGTTACGTTGGTAAATGAGGCTCAGCCATTCTACACCATAGGCGATGTAATGTTTTGCTTGCTTATGTCGGACATGAACGTGGCAAATGCATGTGCCATGGACTACAATACTTCTTCCCTCCCAGCTGTGGCTGCTCAAGTTATTGCCCAACCAGTCGCGGGAAACTATGAACCTGGTTCAGGTTCAAATTTGTCAGTTTCTATTACCAACCCGCAGACTGGCGTTACTTTCCATGGAAAACTTACCCCAGTGCCACCTGGCTCTTATGGTGCTGTAAAAGCTGATTCATCAATGGCACCAGCAAGCCTGAATGTATCAAGTAGCAAACCCTCGGTGTCGGGCAATACTCAGTGTGTGATCCCAAATATTGAGCCAAAAGAACATTCAGAGGACCAACCATTTGTTGCTGCTGCGACACAATCTGTGAAAAATGACAAGCCATCTCCAAGCAAGCGGGGGGGCTCTAAGAGGGACTCCTTGCATCGACAGAAGTTGACAAGCTTTGATAAAGGTTCCCGAGCATTGGGTTCCAAAGGCTCTCTTAGGTCTGGCAAGCATAGCTCTTCGGCCAGTGCAGTATTGGAGAGGAAGTGCAGGTCATTTTCAGATTCTACTACTAGCAACTTGAAGGGCTCATCAAGAGTTGCTAAAGGGTTTGCTGCAAGCATATCTGGATCAGAAGTATCAGTTGACCTTTCCTTTACTGGTACCCTTTCCCCTTCTCCATCATTTGATGCCAAGGTAGTTAGTAACTCAAACCCAGCACCTGCTGCTAGCACAGATCTTTCATTGTCATTGCCCTCCTCAAGTGATAGTTTGAATCATGATTCCAATACTGAGGGAGTGGACTCTAGTAGCAAAATTAATTTTTCATATGATGAAGAACAGAAGGTCTGGATCCCACATGATAAAAAGGATGCAATTGTCTTGATCCTTGTCCAGAGGCAGAAAGATCTGCAAGCACATATGCATGACTGGACAGACTGGGCTCAGCAGAAAGTGATGCAGGTTGCACACCGACTTGCAAAGGAGAAGGATGAACTTCAGTCACTTAGGAaagagaaggaagaggcagaCCGCCTGCAAGAAGAGAGACACCATTTGGAAGAGAGTACTCGGAAAAAGCTTCTAGAGATGGAGTCTGCAATTTCTAGGGCAAATGCTCAGCTGGAGAAGGCAGAAGCATCTGCTCGCAGACGTGAGGCTGAGAATGCACAACTCATGTTACAGATGGAAGCTGCAAAGCGACATGCAGCAGAGTCAGCAACAAATATTTCAGATCTTTTAAAGAAGGAC GAGAACAGTCGTAAAAGGTCTCAGCGTTGGGAATCTGATAGAGCCCTGTTACAAGAGGACCTTGCAGCACAAAGGAGCAAGTTATCTCGGGTTCAAGAACAGCTTCAGCATGCTAAAGAGCTAAAGGATCAAGTGCAG GCAAGGTGGAAACAAGAGGAGGCTGGAAAGGTTGAGGCAATTGCCCTTGTAACCTCAAAGAGGAAAGAGAGGGAGCAAATTGAGACCTCCATGAGGTCAGAAGAGAATTTGCTGCATCTTAAAGCAGCGAATGACGCACAAAGATACAAGAGTGAGATCCGTGCTCTTGAGCAGCATATTGCACAACTGAAGGTGTCCTTGGACTCTTCAAAGGTTGCTGCCCCCAAGTGGGGAACTGACAATAAAACCTATGCATTGCATCTTTCTGAAGGGAGAAAGAACAGCAATGCCCAAATTTTGTCCAACATAGCAGTACCCCAAGATCTCGATTTTGATGATATACAGCGCGACCGGGAGTGTGTCATGTGCTTGAGTGAGGAGATGTCCGTGGTGTTCCTCCCTTGTGCCCACCAGGTCGTCTGTGCCAAATGCAGCGACCTCCATGAGAAGCAAGGGATGAAGGAATGCCCTTCATGCCGGACCCCCATCCAGCGCAGGGTGTGCGCCCGCCCCGCAGGTTTCTAG